The proteins below are encoded in one region of Pseudonocardia sp. DSM 110487:
- a CDS encoding 2Fe-2S iron-sulfur cluster-binding protein has translation MPKVTYVYDDGSEHTVEVAVATSLMRAALRNQVSGIVGECGGAATCGTCHVYLDHSTEQFAPPSGDEDEMLEWTAAPRAANSRLSCQLVPTDEGAHLVVRVPAEQV, from the coding sequence GTGCCAAAAGTCACCTACGTGTACGACGACGGTTCGGAGCACACCGTCGAGGTGGCTGTCGCGACGAGCCTGATGCGGGCCGCGTTGCGTAACCAGGTGAGCGGCATCGTCGGTGAGTGCGGGGGCGCGGCGACGTGCGGGACCTGCCACGTCTACCTCGACCACAGCACCGAGCAGTTCGCGCCACCGTCGGGCGACGAGGACGAGATGTTGGAGTGGACGGCCGCTCCGCGCGCGGCGAACAGCCGCTTGAGCTGTCAGCTCGTCCCCACGGATGAAGGCGCCCACCTGGTCGTCCGCGTCCCGGCGGAGCAGGTCTGA
- a CDS encoding NAD(P)/FAD-dependent oxidoreductase: MRGVVVIGAGHAGVEAAASLRAGGYNGPVTVVGAERHLPYQRPPLSKEMLHDGGDPDALSLRAEAFFEDRRIVLRHGLALDIDRAAQLVHIAGDRPVAYDHLVLATGAAPRRIELPGRSLRGVAELRTLDDALALRASLVGARRVVVLGGGFIGMEVASAARKRGVEVSVVELGDRLLRRAVCPPVSAAVAAHHRAEGVGLWFGEHATELIGDAGHVTGVRTASGRVLPADLVVLGVGATAEDGLAHRAGLATDGGVLVDRWLATSDPRIVAIGDCAVVCDPSTGTRRRLESIQNATDHGRYAAARILGEKRPYYAVPWFWSNQGSLRLQLVGMAEEVDQFVVRGDESRFSVFCLRNARLTAVESVNDPGTHMAARRLLERVTPSEAELVAADYDVRALARRAMARETAVA, translated from the coding sequence ATGCGCGGGGTCGTAGTGATCGGCGCCGGGCACGCGGGCGTGGAGGCCGCGGCGTCCCTGCGTGCGGGCGGCTACAACGGTCCCGTGACGGTCGTCGGTGCCGAGCGACATCTGCCCTACCAGCGACCTCCGCTGTCGAAGGAGATGCTCCACGACGGTGGTGACCCGGACGCCCTCTCCCTCCGCGCCGAGGCGTTCTTCGAGGACCGGCGCATCGTCCTGCGCCATGGCCTGGCGCTCGACATCGACCGGGCCGCGCAGCTCGTCCACATCGCGGGCGACCGGCCCGTCGCTTACGACCACCTGGTGCTCGCCACGGGCGCCGCGCCCCGCCGGATCGAGCTCCCCGGCCGGTCGCTGCGCGGGGTGGCGGAGCTGCGCACCCTCGACGATGCGCTCGCGTTGCGCGCGTCGCTGGTGGGGGCGAGGCGGGTGGTCGTGCTGGGCGGCGGGTTCATCGGGATGGAGGTGGCGAGTGCGGCGCGCAAGCGCGGCGTCGAGGTGTCGGTGGTCGAGCTCGGCGACCGGCTGCTCAGGAGGGCGGTGTGCCCGCCGGTGTCGGCGGCCGTTGCGGCCCACCACCGGGCAGAGGGCGTGGGGCTGTGGTTCGGCGAGCATGCCACGGAGCTGATCGGCGACGCCGGGCACGTGACGGGCGTGCGCACGGCCTCAGGGCGGGTGCTGCCGGCGGACCTCGTCGTGCTGGGGGTGGGTGCCACGGCCGAGGACGGCCTGGCCCACCGGGCGGGCCTCGCCACGGACGGCGGCGTGCTCGTGGACCGGTGGCTGGCCACGTCGGACCCCCGGATCGTCGCGATCGGGGACTGCGCCGTGGTGTGCGATCCGTCGACCGGTACGAGGCGGCGGCTGGAGTCCATCCAGAATGCGACCGATCATGGCCGCTACGCCGCCGCGCGCATTCTCGGTGAGAAACGGCCGTACTACGCCGTGCCGTGGTTCTGGAGCAACCAGGGTTCGCTCCGGCTCCAGCTCGTGGGGATGGCGGAGGAGGTCGATCAATTCGTGGTGCGGGGCGACGAATCGCGCTTCTCGGTGTTCTGCCTGCGGAATGCGCGGCTGACGGCGGTCGAGTCCGTCAACGATCCTGGCACTCACATGGCTGCCCGCAGGCTGCTGGAGCGCGTGACACCCAGCGAAGCGGAACTCGTTGCGGCCGATTACGACGTGCGGGCGCTCGCGCGCCGGGCGATGGCGAGGGAGACTGCGGTCGCCTGA